Proteins co-encoded in one Verrucomicrobiales bacterium genomic window:
- the ung gene encoding uracil-DNA glycosylase — MLPPIPVGWRSLLQNETTKPSYQALDAFLARELAAGKALLPPREDIFRALELTSFDDVKVVLLGQDPYPTPGYAHGLCFSVKPEVRPLPGSLRNIYKELHSDLGCAIPQHGHLETWAKQGILMLNTVLTLEARQPNSHQRQGWELFTDRILELVAAKPTRVVFLLWGASAQKKAQLITQTQHRVISCAHPSPLSARKFFGCRCFSRTNHYLEDAGLRPIDWQIPEL, encoded by the coding sequence ATGCTGCCTCCCATCCCCGTCGGCTGGCGCTCCCTGCTCCAGAACGAAACAACCAAACCCAGCTACCAGGCACTCGATGCCTTCCTTGCTCGAGAACTTGCCGCCGGAAAGGCGCTGCTACCACCGCGGGAAGACATCTTCCGGGCGCTGGAGCTCACGTCGTTTGACGACGTGAAGGTTGTTTTGTTGGGCCAGGATCCCTACCCCACTCCTGGCTACGCTCATGGGTTGTGCTTTTCCGTGAAGCCGGAAGTCCGACCGCTGCCGGGATCGTTGAGAAACATCTACAAAGAGCTGCATTCGGATTTGGGATGTGCCATCCCGCAACACGGCCATTTGGAGACGTGGGCGAAGCAGGGAATCCTGATGCTCAACACGGTTCTCACTCTCGAGGCAAGGCAGCCGAACTCCCATCAACGCCAAGGCTGGGAACTCTTCACCGATAGGATCCTGGAGCTCGTAGCCGCCAAGCCAACCCGGGTAGTTTTCCTGCTCTGGGGGGCCTCAGCCCAAAAAAAGGCGCAGCTGATCACACAAACCCAACATCGCGTGATCAGCTGTGCGCATCCATCGCCGTTGTCCGCTCGCAAGTTTTTCGGCTGCCGCTGCTTTTCCCGCACCAACCACTATCTGGAAGATGCGGGATTGAGGCCGATCGACTGGCAGATCCCGGAGCTCTAA
- a CDS encoding PAS domain-containing protein — translation MFKPLPPADETSRLETMRRYDFPTDLPDPGLDDLTALAAQICGTPISLVSLVGEQEQFFRSKVGTALTQTARDISFCGHAILQSELFVVPDALHDERFANNPLVTGEPRIRFYAGAPLQSPEGHAIGALCVIDRTPRQLTASQLEGLRVLGRQVMSVLELHRKARELAASREQLNYAMDATLDGLWDWDIPSGSVHFSAQWARLLGYSVEEIPQRVEFFFTVLHPDDVQRIQQVLEDHLSGKTPVKQDEVRLRHKSGEFRWFLDRGKVVVRDANGKPLRMVGTITDITARKRAEAALQESERELRQSQKMEAIGQLAGGVAHDFNNILAAILGNAELAMTEVPRLHPAYENLAGIKAASARAKSLIQQILTFSRQQPQDRQVIGLAPIVQETVRFLRATIPATVELLSSIDDSAPPVVADPTQIHQVLANLVTNAWHALGDQLGCIEIKLKPVMVSAGSPERIEGLRPGLFACLSVRDTGKGMDATTLSRIFDPFFTTKQPGQGTGLGLSVVHGIVHDHDGSITVASQPGRGALFRVFLPAAINTEEAVAASSAEPIRGNGLRVLYVDDESSLVSLAKRMLERLGYQVDGFTSPHEAMNVFRSAPERFDAVITDQNMPGMSGFQTASSILEIRPDIPVLLCSGRVTDELRHRARLAGIRDVLHKPNTIEELSQALHRATALVAVSDAKA, via the coding sequence ATGTTCAAGCCGCTTCCCCCGGCCGACGAGACATCGCGCCTTGAGACGATGCGGCGTTATGATTTCCCCACCGATCTTCCGGATCCGGGCTTGGACGATCTCACGGCGTTGGCCGCCCAGATATGCGGCACCCCAATCTCCCTCGTGAGCCTGGTCGGTGAGCAGGAACAGTTTTTCCGATCGAAGGTCGGCACGGCCCTGACGCAAACGGCGCGGGACATCTCGTTTTGCGGACACGCCATCCTACAATCCGAGCTCTTCGTGGTGCCCGATGCTCTCCACGATGAGCGATTTGCCAATAACCCGCTCGTGACAGGCGAGCCACGAATCCGATTTTATGCCGGGGCTCCGCTTCAATCTCCTGAAGGTCATGCGATCGGGGCTCTTTGCGTGATCGATCGGACGCCGCGGCAGCTTACTGCTTCCCAACTGGAAGGGCTCCGGGTTCTTGGCCGGCAAGTTATGTCCGTGCTGGAGCTCCATCGCAAGGCTCGCGAGCTCGCTGCCAGTCGGGAGCAGCTCAACTACGCCATGGACGCCACGCTCGACGGACTTTGGGACTGGGATATCCCTTCCGGAAGCGTGCACTTCAGCGCGCAATGGGCCAGGCTATTGGGATACTCGGTGGAGGAAATCCCCCAGCGGGTGGAGTTCTTCTTCACCGTGCTCCATCCCGACGACGTTCAGCGCATCCAACAGGTGCTCGAAGATCACCTTTCCGGAAAGACGCCGGTGAAGCAGGATGAGGTTCGGCTCCGCCACAAGTCCGGAGAGTTCCGCTGGTTTCTGGATCGAGGCAAGGTGGTGGTGCGGGACGCGAACGGAAAGCCGCTTCGCATGGTCGGAACCATCACCGACATCACCGCCCGCAAGCGCGCCGAGGCCGCCCTTCAGGAAAGCGAACGCGAACTCCGGCAGTCGCAGAAAATGGAAGCCATAGGCCAGTTGGCGGGGGGCGTCGCTCACGATTTCAACAACATCCTGGCGGCGATCCTCGGAAATGCGGAACTAGCCATGACCGAAGTGCCGCGCCTGCATCCGGCCTACGAAAATCTAGCGGGCATCAAGGCGGCTAGCGCGCGAGCCAAAAGTCTGATTCAGCAGATTCTCACCTTCAGCCGCCAACAACCCCAGGACCGCCAGGTGATTGGCCTGGCGCCCATCGTCCAGGAAACCGTCCGGTTTCTGAGGGCAACCATTCCGGCCACGGTCGAGTTGCTCAGTTCCATCGACGACTCGGCGCCCCCTGTGGTGGCGGATCCCACCCAGATCCATCAGGTGCTGGCGAACTTGGTCACGAACGCCTGGCATGCGCTCGGAGATCAGCTCGGATGCATCGAGATTAAACTCAAGCCGGTCATGGTTTCCGCGGGCAGCCCTGAGCGGATCGAGGGGTTGCGTCCAGGTCTGTTTGCCTGCCTATCCGTGCGCGACACCGGCAAGGGAATGGATGCCACCACTCTCAGCCGTATTTTCGATCCGTTCTTCACCACCAAACAACCCGGCCAGGGGACAGGTCTCGGCCTCTCCGTCGTGCACGGCATCGTGCACGATCACGATGGATCCATCACGGTGGCGAGCCAACCCGGGCGGGGAGCGCTGTTCAGAGTTTTTCTCCCCGCCGCGATCAACACCGAAGAAGCGGTCGCCGCGAGTTCCGCCGAGCCCATCCGAGGAAATGGACTGCGGGTGCTGTATGTGGACGACGAAAGCAGCCTCGTGAGTCTGGCGAAACGGATGCTCGAGCGTCTCGGATATCAAGTCGACGGCTTTACGAGCCCACACGAAGCGATGAACGTATTCCGGAGCGCACCTGAACGGTTCGACGCCGTTATCACCGATCAGAACATGCCGGGTATGTCCGGCTTCCAGACGGCGTCGAGCATCTTGGAGATCCGACCGGATATTCCCGTCCTACTCTGCTCCGGCCGCGTTACCGACGAACTCAGACACCGCGCGCGACTCGCCGGAATCCGCGACGTGCTGCACAAGCCCAACACAATTGAAGAGCTCAGCCAGGCACTGCACCGAGCCACCGCCTTGGTCGCGGTATCAGACGCCAAGGCTTGA
- a CDS encoding DUF1501 domain-containing protein has translation MHTSQTRRDFLGTIGSGLGSIALGSLLQRDATAATPPPHLPKAKRIIQLFMNGGASQCDLFDHKPQLIARHGQKFDPGAGARVEASVSVPGAVMKSPFEWAQHGQCGRWVSSALPHLARHVDDMAFLMAMQSKSNVHGPAAYLQTSGFSLPGFPCAGAWISYALGSLSENVPAFVALPDARGLPYNGRSAFTSGFLPANHQGTIIHASSAQPMTHLRAPGGAAHISAQSRSDGLEILRELNAAHAESRPGDSRLNARMQSYELAARLQLSAPELLNLAGESEATKRLYGLDLPATSDFGKRCLLGRRLLEHGVRFVQVWSGHGGGSDNWDNHGDIPRELGAAARSMDQPAAALLMDLKARGMLEDTLLVWTTEFGRMPFSQGSTGRDHNGGTFVSWLAGAGIKPGASVGESDEWSWKAASGIVTTYDFHATLLHLLGINHEALFFRHSGIDRRLTDVHGHVVREVLA, from the coding sequence ATGCACACCTCACAGACCAGACGGGACTTTCTGGGAACCATCGGGAGCGGCCTGGGCAGCATCGCTCTGGGATCCCTGCTTCAACGGGACGCCACCGCGGCCACTCCGCCGCCCCACCTGCCCAAGGCCAAGCGAATCATTCAGCTCTTCATGAATGGCGGCGCGAGCCAGTGTGACCTTTTCGATCACAAGCCCCAGCTGATAGCTCGCCACGGTCAGAAGTTCGACCCGGGCGCAGGCGCACGCGTCGAAGCCAGCGTGAGCGTCCCGGGAGCGGTCATGAAAAGCCCCTTCGAGTGGGCTCAACATGGACAATGCGGACGCTGGGTCAGCTCCGCCTTGCCCCATCTGGCGAGGCATGTCGACGACATGGCGTTCCTGATGGCGATGCAGTCCAAGTCCAATGTGCACGGTCCGGCGGCCTATCTCCAAACCAGCGGGTTCTCACTTCCGGGATTCCCTTGCGCTGGGGCCTGGATCTCCTATGCCTTGGGAAGCCTCTCGGAAAACGTACCCGCCTTCGTGGCCTTGCCTGACGCACGAGGCCTACCCTACAACGGCCGGAGCGCGTTCACCTCCGGGTTTCTCCCAGCCAACCACCAGGGAACCATCATCCACGCTTCCTCGGCACAGCCGATGACCCATCTTCGAGCGCCCGGAGGAGCGGCTCATATCTCGGCTCAGAGCCGAAGTGATGGTCTTGAGATCCTCCGTGAGCTCAATGCCGCCCATGCCGAAAGCCGTCCTGGAGATTCCCGACTGAACGCCCGCATGCAGAGCTACGAGCTGGCCGCCCGACTACAGCTCTCGGCCCCCGAGCTTCTGAACCTGGCCGGCGAGTCCGAAGCCACCAAGCGGCTCTACGGTCTCGATCTGCCCGCGACGTCCGACTTCGGAAAACGCTGCTTGCTCGGACGTCGCTTGCTCGAACATGGCGTGCGGTTTGTCCAAGTCTGGAGCGGACATGGTGGTGGTTCCGACAACTGGGACAATCATGGGGACATCCCGCGCGAGCTGGGTGCCGCCGCACGCAGCATGGATCAGCCCGCCGCCGCGCTCCTCATGGATCTCAAGGCTCGAGGCATGCTCGAGGACACTCTCCTGGTTTGGACCACGGAATTCGGGCGAATGCCGTTCAGCCAGGGAAGCACCGGGCGCGACCACAACGGCGGCACCTTCGTCTCCTGGCTCGCCGGAGCGGGAATCAAACCGGGCGCTTCCGTCGGCGAGAGCGATGAGTGGTCGTGGAAAGCCGCCTCCGGGATCGTCACTACCTACGATTTCCACGCGACCCTCCTTCACCTCCTCGGAATCAACCACGAAGCCCTATTCTTCCGGCATAGCGGGATCGACCGTCGACTTACCGATGTCCATGGACACGTCGTGCGTGAAGTCCTGGCCTAG
- a CDS encoding DUF1549 domain-containing protein codes for MAPMKAVGTTFIFLGCTLSMVAAGLNNTPTQPAAQTPLWSLTPLQKPAVPAGEANPLDAFIQTKLRQHGLSPAPAAAPRALIRRLSYDLTGLPPQPEEIASFESDPSFQAYQMLVDRWLASPRYGEQWARHWLDVANYADTHGNDHDYARPQAWPYRDYVIQSLNADKPYDRFVQEQVAGDVLFPNDPAATVALGFVAAGPWDHTLMVTVREDTVDHQMAQYLDRDNMVSTVIGTFQSLTIHCARCHDHKFDPITQHEYYSLQAVFAGVDRANRPFDPDTAIHASRQRLLAEQRSLKRRDASALAAIRSPETQSKVVEWAAQQSRREKAWTPLRLENAISTGGASLTRQPDDSWLASGKRPDRDTYILTTRTTARRPRALRLQVLPDDSLPQRGPGRWDNGNLHLSEIKAFVSVPNSGEAARPIVFSKAISDYDEGPTISIAQAIDGKNETHWGVHPRYGQPHEAVFEIKDPTLLVDGSLLTVLLEHQGGAPGHGIGRFRLSLSDESPATASLPPLAAEWTALLATPPGQRTPQQAQDLALFFLQRENENALAALPTPQSVYAITHDFPPDGDNFKPAIHPRPVHVLARGELSKPGVRVHPGTLSCVPELSPDLSVSESAEESARRAALARWLVDDRNVLTWRSIVNRVWSWHFGRGLCDTPNDFGKMGGSPSHPELLDWLAIWFRDEAQGSLKALHRLILTSETWRQSTLADHGSSLDADNRLLWRQNRTRLSAEQVRDTVLDLAGRLDLTMGGPAVVQFVSRGDATFMSGGNPAFLDYEHFDPDAGAARRRAVYRFLFRTVPDPLMDALDCPDGSTPTPVRSASSTAQQAFALLSDPFLIRQSQHIADRLGHRSKSPDQQAEAAFQAILLRPPSEPERRRFAGYVRQHGLANACQLLLNSNEFLFLD; via the coding sequence GTGGCTCCGATGAAAGCGGTTGGCACGACATTCATTTTTCTCGGTTGCACCCTCTCCATGGTCGCGGCGGGGTTGAACAACACGCCCACCCAACCAGCTGCGCAAACACCGCTGTGGTCACTGACCCCACTTCAGAAGCCAGCCGTCCCCGCAGGTGAAGCCAATCCTCTGGACGCCTTCATCCAGACCAAACTCAGACAGCACGGCCTCAGTCCCGCCCCCGCAGCCGCCCCGCGGGCTCTCATCCGCCGGCTCAGCTACGATCTCACCGGACTTCCTCCCCAGCCCGAGGAAATCGCTTCCTTCGAATCCGACCCATCGTTCCAAGCCTATCAAATGCTTGTCGATCGATGGCTCGCGTCGCCTCGCTATGGGGAGCAGTGGGCCCGACATTGGCTCGACGTGGCGAACTACGCCGATACCCACGGGAATGATCACGACTACGCCCGCCCCCAAGCCTGGCCTTATCGCGATTACGTCATTCAATCGCTCAATGCCGACAAGCCCTACGACCGGTTCGTGCAGGAGCAGGTCGCGGGAGATGTTCTCTTTCCCAACGATCCCGCAGCGACCGTGGCCCTGGGATTTGTCGCGGCGGGTCCGTGGGATCACACCCTCATGGTCACCGTGCGCGAAGACACCGTGGATCACCAGATGGCCCAGTATCTGGACCGAGACAATATGGTGAGCACGGTGATCGGGACCTTCCAAAGCCTGACAATCCATTGTGCCCGGTGCCACGATCACAAGTTCGATCCCATCACCCAACACGAATACTACTCGCTGCAGGCGGTGTTTGCCGGAGTCGATCGGGCCAACCGACCTTTCGATCCTGACACCGCCATTCACGCCTCTCGGCAACGACTGCTGGCCGAGCAGCGGTCGCTGAAAAGGCGCGATGCCTCCGCGCTCGCCGCGATCCGTTCCCCCGAGACCCAATCCAAGGTGGTCGAGTGGGCTGCTCAGCAGTCGCGTCGGGAAAAGGCATGGACGCCACTGCGTCTAGAGAATGCCATCTCCACGGGAGGAGCTTCATTGACACGACAACCCGATGACAGCTGGCTGGCCAGCGGCAAACGTCCCGATCGTGACACCTACATTCTCACCACGAGGACAACAGCAAGACGCCCTCGAGCCCTGCGACTGCAAGTGCTGCCCGACGACAGTCTCCCCCAGCGCGGACCAGGCCGCTGGGATAACGGGAACCTCCATCTCAGTGAGATCAAGGCCTTTGTCTCAGTGCCCAACTCAGGTGAAGCGGCTCGGCCCATCGTCTTCAGCAAGGCCATCTCCGATTACGATGAAGGACCGACCATCTCCATCGCTCAGGCGATCGATGGTAAGAACGAGACTCACTGGGGAGTGCATCCCCGCTACGGCCAGCCTCACGAAGCCGTCTTTGAGATCAAAGACCCCACCCTCCTAGTGGACGGATCGCTCCTTACCGTGCTGCTGGAACATCAGGGTGGCGCGCCCGGCCATGGCATTGGAAGATTCCGGCTCTCGCTGAGCGATGAGTCGCCCGCCACGGCCTCGCTCCCCCCGCTGGCGGCGGAATGGACCGCGCTTCTGGCCACGCCCCCCGGACAGCGAACTCCTCAGCAGGCGCAAGATCTTGCGCTCTTCTTCCTCCAGCGTGAGAACGAAAATGCCCTGGCGGCTCTCCCGACACCGCAATCGGTCTACGCTATCACCCATGACTTTCCGCCGGATGGCGACAACTTCAAGCCCGCGATCCATCCACGACCCGTGCATGTGCTGGCGCGTGGGGAACTGAGCAAGCCGGGCGTCCGGGTCCATCCGGGCACCCTGAGCTGCGTCCCTGAACTCTCCCCCGATCTTTCTGTGTCGGAAAGCGCCGAAGAATCTGCCCGAAGAGCAGCCTTGGCGCGCTGGCTGGTCGATGACCGCAACGTGCTGACCTGGCGGAGCATCGTCAACCGCGTCTGGTCGTGGCACTTTGGCCGCGGCCTCTGTGACACTCCGAATGATTTTGGCAAGATGGGCGGATCGCCCAGCCATCCGGAGCTGCTCGATTGGCTGGCGATCTGGTTTCGTGACGAAGCCCAGGGCTCCCTAAAAGCGCTCCACCGTCTCATCCTGACCAGCGAAACCTGGCGGCAATCCACTCTGGCCGATCACGGATCTTCGCTCGATGCTGACAACCGACTGCTCTGGCGACAGAATCGCACCCGTCTCTCCGCCGAACAGGTGCGCGACACAGTGCTCGACCTCGCCGGCCGGCTCGACCTCACCATGGGTGGTCCCGCAGTCGTCCAGTTTGTCTCTCGAGGCGACGCCACCTTCATGTCCGGGGGCAATCCGGCATTCTTGGACTACGAGCACTTCGACCCCGATGCTGGCGCCGCCCGTCGTCGCGCCGTCTACCGCTTCCTTTTCCGTACCGTACCGGACCCCCTGATGGATGCTCTGGATTGCCCGGACGGAAGCACCCCGACCCCCGTTCGTAGCGCCTCCAGCACCGCGCAGCAGGCCTTCGCCTTGCTCAGCGACCCTTTCCTGATTCGACAGAGTCAACATATCGCCGATCGCTTGGGTCATCGGTCAAAGTCTCCCGATCAGCAGGCTGAAGCAGCATTCCAGGCCATCCTGCTCAGACCGCCCAGCGAGCCGGAACGGAGGCGGTTCGCCGGCTATGTTCGTCAGCACGGACTGGCCAACGCCTGCCAACTGCTGCTGAACAGCAACGAATTCTTGTTTCTGGACTAA
- a CDS encoding dienelactone hydrolase family protein produces MDFRYLLRASSAIVLLAVLRLPVLAQPFPGTQLLNMEGDLAAQMVSGIDTYLDAVLAEAPKTRTVHWARDLSSAEAYTKSITTNRQRLATLLGVVDKRDPVVLRSTAPLSANTPANPAEIGRGKGFKVLSVSWNVFRGVEADGLLLLPDGEIKASVVALPDCDWTPEQLVGLQPGVPAAAQFARKLAEDGCRVIIPCLVDRSDTHSGLPGVRKLKQSQREVLWRASYEMGRTIQGYEVQKVLAAVDWLASQPKAAGSKSQIAVVGYGEGGLIACFAGALDPRIDLTAVSGYHINPNLHDEPIYRNIWAITEEFGAGELVGLIAPRTLVWENGQFPETEYPKPGQPHNGAAPGTLGRPNPEVARRVLDEARSWLKDVPGVDRWKLVGGQPEDIFNIETLSTIAERLELSGASGTSIAPVSTVHPAPDHAQRSLRQYSQILEDTQWLMREGEYTRAAFWKQADRKNATTFAESTKWYRDYFLNEIVGPIPAASVPANPRSRKVSETDKITCYEVVLDVHPHVFAYGILVVPKGIKPGEKRPLVVCQHGLEGRPRDVADPKVDHPAYHTYACRLAERGFITFAPQNCYIGENRFRQVLRKAQPLKLTLWSFIMRQHEVILDWLAAQPFVDPARMAFYGLSYGGKTAMRIPTLLDKYCLSICSADYNEWIWKNTSARSSYCYLYWGEYDMVEFNLGNTFNYAELSWLMIPRPFMVERGHDDGVAPDEWVAYEFAKTKRQYVKLGLGDKAEIEFFDGPHTINGKGTFDFLHKHLNWPKPK; encoded by the coding sequence ATGGACTTTCGATATCTGCTCCGAGCTTCATCCGCCATCGTTCTCCTGGCGGTCCTGCGCCTTCCCGTGCTGGCTCAGCCGTTCCCCGGCACTCAGCTTCTCAATATGGAGGGCGATCTCGCCGCCCAGATGGTCAGCGGAATTGATACCTACCTCGACGCCGTGCTGGCCGAAGCACCCAAAACCCGCACGGTGCACTGGGCCCGCGACCTGAGCTCGGCCGAGGCCTATACCAAGTCCATCACCACCAACCGTCAGCGCTTGGCCACCCTGCTCGGCGTGGTGGATAAACGCGATCCCGTAGTCCTGCGCTCCACCGCTCCGCTCTCCGCCAACACCCCGGCAAACCCGGCTGAGATCGGACGCGGCAAGGGCTTCAAAGTCCTGTCGGTCTCGTGGAATGTGTTCCGTGGAGTGGAGGCCGACGGACTGCTGCTGCTGCCGGATGGCGAGATCAAGGCATCGGTCGTCGCCCTGCCCGATTGTGATTGGACTCCGGAGCAGCTCGTGGGACTTCAGCCCGGGGTTCCCGCCGCCGCCCAGTTCGCTCGCAAACTAGCCGAGGACGGCTGCCGCGTGATCATCCCCTGCCTGGTCGACCGCTCGGATACCCACAGCGGCCTGCCAGGGGTCAGAAAGCTGAAGCAGTCGCAACGGGAAGTTCTCTGGCGGGCATCCTATGAAATGGGACGCACGATCCAAGGCTACGAAGTGCAGAAGGTGCTGGCGGCCGTGGACTGGCTTGCCTCACAGCCCAAGGCAGCTGGGAGTAAGTCTCAGATCGCCGTGGTGGGCTATGGCGAGGGCGGTCTTATTGCCTGCTTCGCCGGCGCTCTGGATCCACGCATCGACCTTACCGCAGTGAGCGGGTATCATATCAACCCCAACCTCCACGATGAACCGATCTACCGCAATATATGGGCCATCACGGAGGAATTCGGGGCCGGAGAGCTGGTCGGTCTGATCGCGCCTCGAACGCTCGTCTGGGAGAACGGCCAGTTCCCCGAGACGGAGTATCCCAAACCCGGCCAACCTCATAACGGTGCCGCTCCGGGAACACTGGGGCGTCCCAACCCGGAGGTCGCCCGACGCGTGCTGGATGAAGCCCGAAGCTGGCTGAAGGACGTCCCTGGAGTGGATCGCTGGAAACTGGTCGGTGGCCAACCCGAGGACATTTTCAACATCGAAACGCTCTCCACCATCGCGGAGCGACTCGAACTCAGCGGTGCCAGCGGGACTTCGATCGCACCCGTCTCGACCGTGCATCCCGCCCCGGACCATGCTCAGCGCTCCCTTCGCCAGTATTCCCAGATTCTTGAGGACACGCAGTGGCTCATGCGCGAGGGGGAATACACTCGTGCCGCGTTCTGGAAGCAGGCTGACCGCAAAAATGCCACCACCTTCGCCGAGAGCACGAAATGGTATCGGGATTACTTCCTCAATGAAATCGTAGGCCCCATTCCCGCGGCTTCCGTGCCCGCCAACCCGCGATCTCGCAAAGTTTCGGAAACCGACAAAATCACCTGCTATGAGGTGGTTCTGGATGTCCACCCGCATGTCTTCGCCTACGGAATTTTAGTGGTGCCCAAGGGCATCAAGCCCGGCGAGAAGCGTCCGTTGGTGGTCTGTCAGCACGGGCTCGAAGGACGCCCCCGTGACGTGGCGGATCCCAAGGTCGACCACCCCGCCTACCACACCTATGCCTGCCGCCTGGCCGAACGTGGCTTCATCACGTTTGCGCCCCAGAACTGCTACATCGGGGAGAATCGCTTCCGTCAGGTCCTGCGCAAAGCACAGCCACTCAAACTCACTCTCTGGTCCTTTATCATGCGTCAGCATGAAGTGATTCTGGACTGGCTGGCTGCCCAGCCCTTCGTGGATCCAGCCCGCATGGCCTTCTACGGACTCAGCTATGGCGGGAAAACTGCCATGCGCATCCCAACCCTGCTGGATAAGTACTGCCTCAGCATTTGCTCCGCGGATTACAACGAATGGATTTGGAAGAATACCTCGGCCCGCTCCAGCTATTGCTATCTCTATTGGGGCGAGTACGACATGGTGGAGTTCAACCTGGGAAACACCTTCAACTACGCCGAGCTCAGCTGGCTGATGATCCCCCGGCCATTCATGGTGGAACGCGGTCACGACGATGGTGTCGCGCCGGATGAATGGGTGGCTTACGAATTCGCCAAGACGAAGCGTCAATATGTGAAGCTGGGCCTGGGCGACAAAGCCGAGATTGAGTTCTTCGACGGCCCGCACACGATTAACGGCAAAGGCACTTTCGATTTTCTGCACAAGCACCTGAATTGGCCGAAACCCAAGTAG
- a CDS encoding MgtC/SapB family protein — translation MLELPELFGRLGVALGLGLLIGLQRQRTDSRLAGFRTFPLISALGALCGLLAPHFGGWVVAGGFASLALVIVGGRLPLRQAEEDPPGVTTEIAMLVMFAVAAYGMIGSTAVAIAVGGATAVLLHLKPQLHTLAAKIGDRDFTAVMQFVLISLVILPVLPQQNYGPFNVLNPFKIWLMVVLIVGISLGGYIIYKFVGARAGIWASGILGGLISSTATTVSHARRSQQSPQNPALGAFVILLASAVVFLRVAILVGATAPAFARFVVIPFLVMFAVLCLLGWLNLRGVQKAASPMPTQENPSELKPAVLFGLLYAGVLMAVAAAKKFLGVSGLFGVAALSGLTDMDAITLSVSQLTASAEISEITGLRLILVASLSNLIFKAGTVAMLGTRGLLVRIIWGFGIAAVVAIGLLAFWPARSASG, via the coding sequence GTGCTGGAACTGCCAGAACTTTTCGGGCGACTAGGCGTCGCCCTTGGGCTCGGTTTGCTGATTGGGTTGCAACGCCAGAGAACCGATTCACGATTGGCGGGGTTTCGTACCTTTCCGCTGATCTCCGCCCTAGGAGCCCTCTGCGGGCTGCTCGCGCCGCATTTTGGCGGCTGGGTCGTCGCCGGAGGATTTGCAAGCCTGGCGCTGGTGATCGTGGGGGGTCGACTTCCCCTCCGACAAGCCGAGGAAGATCCTCCCGGGGTTACCACGGAAATTGCGATGCTGGTCATGTTCGCCGTGGCCGCCTATGGGATGATCGGGTCCACCGCCGTCGCGATCGCAGTGGGCGGAGCGACCGCCGTCCTCCTCCACCTCAAACCCCAACTGCATACGCTCGCAGCCAAGATCGGGGACCGTGACTTCACGGCGGTGATGCAGTTCGTGTTGATATCGTTGGTGATCCTTCCAGTCCTCCCTCAGCAGAACTACGGTCCCTTCAATGTCCTTAACCCGTTTAAAATCTGGCTGATGGTGGTCTTGATCGTCGGCATAAGTCTGGGCGGCTACATCATCTACAAATTTGTCGGCGCACGTGCCGGAATCTGGGCCAGCGGCATCCTCGGCGGCCTTATCTCCAGCACCGCCACCACGGTCAGCCATGCCCGGCGAAGCCAGCAGAGTCCCCAAAATCCAGCGCTCGGAGCTTTCGTCATCCTGCTCGCCTCGGCGGTGGTCTTTCTACGGGTGGCTATCTTGGTCGGCGCCACGGCTCCCGCCTTCGCTCGCTTTGTGGTAATTCCGTTCCTGGTGATGTTCGCGGTTCTCTGCCTTCTGGGATGGCTCAACCTGCGCGGAGTCCAGAAGGCGGCCTCACCCATGCCCACGCAGGAAAATCCCAGCGAACTCAAGCCGGCGGTGCTTTTCGGACTGCTCTACGCCGGGGTGTTGATGGCAGTCGCCGCCGCGAAGAAATTCCTGGGCGTTAGCGGACTTTTTGGGGTGGCCGCGCTCTCAGGCCTCACCGACATGGACGCCATTACCCTCTCGGTGTCCCAACTCACCGCTTCAGCCGAAATCTCGGAGATCACCGGCCTGCGCCTCATTCTCGTCGCCTCCCTCTCGAACCTGATCTTTAAAGCCGGAACCGTGGCCATGCTCGGGACGCGGGGCTTGCTGGTAAGGATCATCTGGGGATTCGGAATCGCGGCCGTGGTGGCCATCGGCCTATTGGCTTTCTGGCCGGCGAGGAGCGCTTCGGGATAA